In Aegilops tauschii subsp. strangulata cultivar AL8/78 chromosome 3, Aet v6.0, whole genome shotgun sequence, one genomic interval encodes:
- the LOC109762767 gene encoding uncharacterized protein: MRGLLEVHAIGRDAASTSSSKLKAVPALDMMRYQRLSPDCLPLANGGGSGGVARKPASRSFRDDEGPAAATDGSRLASYLAASQADSKPPVRARAPQPPAARSPARDHGQHHPSDSSDTASPSSTSAGTGAVGGDVLLQWGHNKRSRCRRDSSAASSSASPSSQRRQTLGNGKIQRRASAPAPAEKLMPPPPATITRGSNLRSSSSFPPRVAGGDANNQPPHHSRSVEERSGGVHKRSSPDKAPHHKPPAAEHHMDSKNAHHHHHHHHSNNHDSQLVSAANGTGTGAGEKLGGERLELPRIYISLSRKEKEDDFLVMKGTKLPQRPKKRAKNVDKSLQFVFPGMWLSDLTKGRYEVREKKCVKKRRRGLKGMESMDSDSE, translated from the exons ATGCGTGGCCTCCTCGAGGTCCACGCGATTGGCAGGGACGCCGCGTCGACGAGCTCATCGAAACTGAAGGCCGTTCCCGCATTGGACATGATGAG GTACCAAAGGCTCAGCCCGGACTGCCTCCCGCTCGCCAACGGTGGTGGCAGCGGCGGCGTCGCACGCAAGCCGGCCTCGAGATCCTTCAGAGACGACGAAGGCCCGGCGGCCGCCACCGACGGTTCCCGACTGGCCTCGTACCTCGCCGCCTCCCAGGCGGACTCCAAGCCGCCGGTCCGGGCGCGTGCACCGCAGCCGCCGGCCGCGCGGAGCCCGGCGCGGGACCACGGCCAGCACCACCCTTCCGACTCCTCCGacacggcctccccgagctccaCCAGCGCGGGCACCGGCGCGGTCGGCGGCGACGTGCTGCTGCAGTGGGGGCACAACAAGCGGTCCCGCTGCCGGCGCGACTCCTCGGCGGCGTCCTCGTCGGCGTCGCCGTCCTCGCAGCGTCGGCAGACCCTGGGCAACGGCAAGATCCAGCGGCGCGcgtcggcgccggcgccggcggagaAGCTGATGCCCCCTCCTCCGGCCACGATCACGCGGGGGTCCAACCTGAGGTCCTCGTCGTCCTTCCCGCCCCGCGTCGCCGGAGGAGACGCCAACAACCAGCCTCCCCACCACAGCAG GTCCGTTGAGGAGCGATCGGGCGGCGTGCACAAGCGGTCGTCGCCCGACAAGGCGCCGCACCACAAGCCCCCCGCCGCGGAGCATCACATGGATTCCAAGAAcgcccaccaccaccaccaccaccaccacagcAACAACCATGACTCGCAGCTGGTGTCCGCCGCCAacggcaccggcacgggcgccgGCGAGAAGCTGGGCGGGGAGCGGCTGGAGCTTCCCCGGATCTACATCTCGCTGTCCCGCAAGGAGAAGGAGGACGACTTCCTGGTGATGAAGGGCACCAAGCTGCCCCAGAGGCCCAAGAAGCGGGCCAAGAACGTGGACAAGTCGCTCCAA TTCGTGTTTCCAGGGATGTGGCTCTCGGATTTGACCAAAGGCCGGTATGAGGTGCGAGAGAAGAAATGTGTCAAGAAG AGGCGAAGAGGGCTGAAGGGGATGGAGAGCATGGACAGCGACTCGGAGTGA